A segment of the Lolium perenne isolate Kyuss_39 chromosome 3, Kyuss_2.0, whole genome shotgun sequence genome:
TGCGTTGAAGTAGTCTTCGATCCAAGTGTCGGGCCTTTCactgccatcatagtgcttcagatttccgggcaaCTTAAGGTTCAAGCCTTTCGGATATGgctcctctcggatcatcctgccaaagcactttgggccaatgtacTCAGATCTGTACTCATTGAGACGTTCCCTTGCGTCGCGTGGGCCGGAGCGGGGGGACttcgagcgagagcgagatctccggcctccgcctccgccccctccacaaggtggtggggagggagatttgcgagggggcctgtgggaccttttgcttccgccttcagattcgcCACGCCCCTCGCGCTGCTGACTTCGGCTTCGGTGGCTGCCTTCCCGATGATGGCTGTCGCCTCCGTCGTTCCAGCTTCTGCGGGGCTCCGGCTCGCGTTCTTCATTCCGGCTTCGACGAGGTTCCAGCGCATGCTCCGTGTTCCGGTTTCTCTGAGGggccacgttgtcgcggatattgattccgccaggcccatggggcctggtgtttccgactggactacgacggcgaggtggtggaggaggcgccTGGCGTCTTggcggaggtgacgggttccggtacttgtctcttccagtgtacatcggatcctttccctttcttgggtcCGTCGGAGGTGTTTTCGATGGTACCTGGATCggatttggatgttctctggtccttcttctgcgctccgtggatccggtgcgtGATTCATCGTCACGATGCTGTCTTccggaggcgtccttctgcgcggtggatgcACATatatccgggttggattccaacctgcgcgaagtgtcagccttactctgctgcttcattgctgaagccaCCAGCGTGCGGAGGTGCGCGATGTCGATTTCCTCATCTTGCTTGGCCAAGATCTCCGCAGCtttcttcatgttatcctttggagtggcgAGCGGCTGCTGGTTCGTGGGAGTTGCAAAGTTGATCTTTCGAGGGCCAATGGCCTCCCGGCGGATTCTATCTGCCTCCTTACCAGCGTCCTCCATCATGGTTTCCCACCGCGCTCGGAGTTTCTTAGCTTCTTCCAAGCATTTTGCGGCTTCGCGCTCTCTCTTGAGGAAACTTTCCATCACTGCTCctgcctcttgcctttcttccagCATTGCTGCTGCAGTGTTTGCAAATACTTGGgcggtggccagcatctcctttcttTTTGCTTCTAGAACTTCAAGATTGGCATCTTCGTCCGGAGTTATGGGTTTGTTGAGGATTTCCGAGTGGGCGATGGCACCCCGGCCGGCCTGTTCGACGTGCTCatctgcggtcatgtattccgtgTGGCCGGAGATGTGTCTTTCTCCGGATTCCGGCGCGACGTGGTAGCGAGGCCGCGACGGCGGAGTCTCCGAAGTGGACGGATCCCGGAGCCCGACGGCGGTCGGAGTTTCTTCTTCAGTTTCCTGCTCCAGCCCAGTTATGGTTGCAAGGACCTGTTTAGGCGGAGCGGATTCCGCTGCAGCTGCCTCTTCATCCGCCAACTCTTTCATGGCTCGATCGTACTCCTCTGTGTTCATGGTGGAAACATCATCTGACTCTGGGCTCAAATTGCCCAGGATTGATTCTTCTTTGTCTCCGgcatcctcttgctgatccgggGCGTTGCTGTCTTcggcagcctcctgctgatccggggcgtcgctgtctccggtagcctcaacctgcatgggtccgGCTTCCTCCTGAGGAGGAGCGGTtcctgcggtatgtgcgaggaagtgcacgaagtggcacctttgcttctctatcacctgggagacccaggcggatctgcattggtcttccaccgtagtttcctgctcaggggcggattgggtgggctttgaaatttccggatcagaggcggaatcttccttaggaagctcctgcgtctcagatcggatcttcgcgacggtGTCCTGCTCaatggcggtcgcgtcagcgtggcTTACCATAGCGTTTTCGCCGGAATCggcggtctcgccgatgaagatgtgaatcccGCCAATTGGGactatggagagcttgacggggtttgtcctagccggaatccagcactcttcCTGAGGGACGATCAGAAAGTTACCGGCGTACAAgacgcgccccacggcgatggtgtcgccaatgcctccgaaggtagaaccctcccggttccggcctccagacgccgctggccccacggtgggcgccaactgtcgttgcctattagacggtacctcggaggagggatcctcacgagggggagaagaagtaggagccattgggcggagagtccttgggacggtggtacgcgatttacccagcttcggaacacctgctcggagACAGGGCCTAcaactgcttgtctggaattatctgggcgctttcgcgttgttacaatgagttgtggttgtgtcccttagggctcccaggatctggcttataaaggcgcacaaaTCTAGGATTTACATGGAGagccctagccggattacaggttgcctaactacggtacaatgtcttgccaggtacgtcaaggatccgccttccacctacgtcgtactggatccgggttcctcatgggcctccacggatccggcctccttgaaAGATCGGCTGGGATCCGGCTccttgatcctgggctggacttcatccttcacgatcaacagcaactgcgctgcccgatgggccgcatgccacatcaccgtctgtgggccacccgggcttgccggatctaggcactgtcgatggtacacccatgaagtatacccacaacaacggCGGCGTGTGACGTTCCGCGTCCTCGCGCGCGCGATACCGCCGGCCGAGCCGGCGGCCGTTCGGAGATGCTGCTCGGCACTCGGTGACGACGGCGTCGGGTGGCACGACGGCCAGCGACGCGCGCGTCCATTCCGCGCCTTGCGGCGCATCCATCCGCACGCTGCTCCGTCGGGAGGCAACGGCAGCGTGGGATCACTGCCCTCGCCGGAGCAGCGGCTGCTCCGACGGCCCCCTGAGGGATAGGCAGCGACCCGGTGGCGTCAGGTGAGGTTGTCATCCTCAAACTCTTGCCGAATTTCATTTTTAGGGTTCATCCGTAATTggggaattagggttagggtttatacaGTATCTAATCATGCAACATAAAGGGATCCGTGCTAATCTGAGGCTTAAGATGGGCTTGCAGATGGGAGTTGGGTTAaccaaaaacgaaacaatctgagGGCTTAGCATGCATATCAGGGGCTAAAACATCAACATAAACAGCCTCAAAAAATGATCTTTACACAAAATTGTGATCTCAGATCACCACTAGGGTTCTAGTGCTAGCAGTACTAGGCATCTGATACCATTGTTAGATTAGAAACGACAGGCTTAGCACAAGATCGCGAAAAGTAGCCACTAGAACACCTAATGATCATAATCAGAGAGGTTTATAGATGCATTACTGGGCATTGCAGTTGCCATCGATGTCTGCGTGAGGCAGGCTTGGTgcaacggtgttgatgacgatccgGTGGTCGCAGACGATCTGGAGATCCTCCTGATCCCCTCCGGGCGCCACATGCACTGCCCTGGTACAGCACGACGAGGTTCCAGCCTTCCCGTTGCTTCTGGCCACTCTAGATCGGTAGAGTTTTGGGATGTGGGGGAAGCAGATGAATTTTGATCGTTAACCTCGTACCGATCTCTGCCAGACTCCCCCCCTTTATATGGCACAACGCAACAGGGGACCAAAACCATCGAGTTGGTTTTGGCACCCCCGATCAGGGTGCGTTTGTTACATACGAGAATAAGTCACGTACGGATCAAGTCCTGGACATTGGTCCAGTGGGCCCATCCCTTTAACGTTAAGTTTTGACTTTTCTCTGTTAACTGAAAATAACTGTCGAACCTGACAGATCAAACATATGTAGGTAGTGGGCGGCAGTGGCGATGGCCGCCCCTGTGATTGCGTTACTGACGATGTGCTTCCGGTCGTCGCTGTTTGCCGCTGACACGAGCGCTCCCGTCACCGCTCCTCACACCATGGCGTTCTTCTGCAAAATCCCATCTCAGATCATGAATCTTTCAATGCAGTGCAGTGACAGACATGAACACAACAAGGTACAGAGATGCTAGTGTTTGACAGACAGGGGTATCGATCAGCATATATGTATTACCCAGTCCCTGTGGCCACGGATCCTGTCGACGCCGTACTCCACGCCCACGTACACCCCGGCAACACTACCTGAGTAATCAACGTGCGTGTGTGTGGTGATCGAAAATAAATTAATTGCTGACAGAAAGCAGATGAGGTAGCAGCACTGATAGATTACCCCAATATGCGCCTTCCTTGCACATCGTCTTCAGCTGCACTTGCAAAAATTCAGAAACGATTTATTTATTTAGTACAGACTACAGAGACCGTGTGAAAATCGGTTCTTCCTCTGAAAGAATTTGTTCAGCCAGTGCAGAAAGTGTAGCAGATGCATGCACTTACCGCGTGCTCAGCTTTGTGCTTTGAGACGTCCCCTGCATCCATCCGCATTCGGCCGGCCAGAGAGAAAATTAAGCAGTCATGCGATCTACCGATTGTCTGATAATAGGAATCCGGATGGTCCTGATCCATGTACCTTTGTGCAGGCAGTGGAAGGTCTCCTCGGCGGCGACCTTACAGGCACCGACGGTGCCGACCTTGAGGAAGCCGTCCGCTGTGCGGTTCAGGAACGGGTGTCCCAGGTCCACCGAAAGGAAGCCGCCGTGAGCCATCGATCTCTCGCCGGCCGGCAGTCAGATCTCTACGTTTTGCTTCTTGATCGATGATCGCTAGTTTCTACTCTCGGGATCGACGGATCTAG
Coding sequences within it:
- the LOC127346187 gene encoding outer envelope pore protein 16, chloroplastic-like, with the translated sequence MAHGGFLSVDLGHPFLNRTADGFLKVGTVGACKVAAEETFHCLHKGDVSKHKAEHALKTMCKEGAYWGSVAGVYVGVEYGVDRIRGHRDWKNAMV